A stretch of the Salminus brasiliensis chromosome 23, fSalBra1.hap2, whole genome shotgun sequence genome encodes the following:
- the LOC140545552 gene encoding polymeric immunoglobulin receptor-like, producing MRLILGFIFTCVCTGSWSWERELTLPPGGTITIPCHYDLKYIQHKKYWCYHAGAAFNYCKILAYANNTEDKVTVTDYPAQSLFTVTMRDLQSGDTGSYWCAVEMGLSRDVNEQIYITVKADPDLSVVESSVSGQEGGSVSVQCLYSAGYHKEQKQWCRSKGSRCYTVGRTNTSQGSAVQISDDGRRSFRVEMSELQKSDAGWFWCKTGKLQIPVHLSVSDLSPECQRLHSTQPNSRVQPRPLPRILASSNLRHVMKMSSAGWSLK from the exons ATGCGTCTCATTTTGGGCTTTATTTTCACTTGTGTAT GCACTGGGAGCTGGAGCTGGGAGAGGGAGTTAACTCTTCCACCTGGAGGAACGATCACCATCCCGTGTCATTATGATCTGAAATATATACAGCATAAGAAATACTGGTGCTATCacgctggtgcagcattcaacTACTGTAAGATTCTGGCTTATGCCAATAACACAGAAGATAAAGTAACAGTGACTGATTACCCAGCTCAGAGTCTCTTTACTGTGACTATGAGAGATCTGCAGAGTGGAGACACTGGATCATACTGGTGTGCTGTGGAGATGGGACTCAGTCGAGATGTTAATGAACAGATATATATCACAGTGAAAGCAG ATCCTGATCTATCTGTGGTGGAGAGCAGTGTGAGTGGTCAGGAAGGGGGCAGTGTCAGTGTCCAGTGTCTCTATAGTGCTGGATATCATAAAGAACAGAAGCAGTGGTGCAGATCTAAAGGCAGTAGGTGCTACACAGTGGGGAGGACTAACACATCCCAGGGTTCAGCAGTGCAGATCAGTGATGATGGGAGAAGATCCTTCAGGGTGGAGATGAGTGAACTGCAGAAGAGTGATGCTGGCTGGTTCTGGTGTAAAACTGGAAAGCTACAGATTCCTGTTCATCTCAGCGTCAGTGATTTATCTCCAG AATGCCAACGCCTTCACAGCACACAGCCGAACAGCCGAGTGCAGCCCAGGCCTTTGCCCCGAATCCTGGCAAGCAGCAACCTCAGGCATGTGATGAAGATGAGTTCAGCAGGCTGGAGTTTGAAATGA
- the LOC140545567 gene encoding uncharacterized protein, whose product MAEPQEYLVDGSPLITAAQLGKLRLVRLLVEGGAQVNERNQRGETPLLAACRAMRGDQSGSTMLRLIRFLIKNQADPNVQDKAGRTALMYACMERAGAEVASALISAGADPSMEDYAGASALVYGINAHDQDTIQVLLDACRAKGRDIIIIATDLSSDGATVTRRYLNVPPSPNTSPVSCMSPSDIELKTSSPSSEAEGENIFNFRASGKRGSRVGSPLPQEIENRQRLHSEPWLAIHNLAHLSRTYEETTRQGAVQEEEEEEAGNRFLVQQVEQSGGLCSSKRAGHKSSGGRVVSRSHMEKHHLECPSGLERLHSRRNTLPALGGQNLLQLPSLSFNLSSSDTRLNDQPTTITLPPVPISRNLHHSTCTSSSSSSLSLVPPAAPRECNTMRKWKPQEQLSLRTQVRGGSSFLPPLHTNPSTRSCSGEPSPTPRTEETQTHRQDGSRGRRPPRRHSIQLEQMRQEGSTEEILFIL is encoded by the exons ATGGCCGAACCACAGGAGTACCTGGTGGACGGAAGCCCCCTTATCACTGCAGCCCAGCTGGGCAAGCTCCGCTTGGTTCGGCTGCTGGTGGAAGGAGGCGCTCAGGTCAACGAGCGCAACCAGCGAGGAGAGACACCACTGCTGGCTGCATGCCGGGCTATGAGAGGCGATCAATCCGGAAGCACCATGCTGAGGCTCATCCGCTTCCTCATCAAGAACCAGGCTGATCCTAACGTCCAAGACAAGGCCGGCCGGACCGCCTTGATGTATGCCTGCATGGAGAGGGCAGGTGCTGAGGTGGCTTCGGCCCTCATCTCTGCCGGTGCTGATCCCAGCATGGAGGATTATGCTGGAGCATCAGCTCTGGTTTATGGCATCAACGCCCATGATCAGGACACCATCCAG GTTCTGCTGGACGCCTGCAGGGCCAAGGGCCgtgacatcatcatcatcgctaCAGACCTAAGCTCGGACGGGGCCACTGTGACCCGTCGCTACCTGAACGTGCCTCCATCACCCAACACCTCACCCGTCTCGTGCATGTCGCCCTCTGATATTGAGCTGAAGACGAGCTCTCCAAGCTCAGAGGCTGAGGGAGAGAACATCTTCAACTTCAGGGCTTCAGGGAAGAGAGGGAGCAGGGTGGGCTCGCCTCTGCCTCAGGAGATTGAGAACCGACAGAGGCTGCATTCTGAGCCTTGGTTGGCCATCCACAACTTGGCCCACCTTAGCCGCACTTACGAGGAAACCACGAGGCAAGGGGCCGTgcaagaagaagaggaagaggaggcagGCAACAGGTTTCTTGTTCAGCAGGTGGAACAGAGTGGTGGTCTGTGCTCCTCGAAGAGAGCAGGCCACAAATCCAGTGGTGGGCGAGTGGTCTCCAGAAGCCATATGGAGAAGCATCACCTGGAGTGTCCATCAGGCCTGGAACGTCTACACAGCCGGAGAAACACTCTACCTGCGCTAGGTGGACAGAACCTGCTTCAGCTGCCCAGCCTTTCCTTCAATCTGTCCAGCTCAGACACTCGCTTAAATGACCAGCCCACCACTATAACGCTACCCCCAGTTCCTATCAGCAGAAACCTCCACCATTCCACCTGTAcgagctccagctccagctccctATCGCTGGTGCCCCCTGCTGCTCCTCGTGAATGCAACACTATGAGGAAGTGGAAGCCTCAGGAGCAGCTGAGTTTGAGGACACAGGTCCGTGGTGGTAGCAGCTTCCTGCCCCCTCTCCATACAAACCCATCCACACGGTCCTGCTCCGGAGAGCCAAGTCCCACACCCAGAACCGAAGAGACCCAAACCCACAGACAGGACGGTTCGAGGGGCCGAAGACCTCCACGCCGCCATTCCATTCAACTGGAACAGATGAGACAAGAGGGCAGCACTGAGGAGATCCTGTTCATCTTGTGA